Part of the Myxococcales bacterium genome is shown below.
GCAGTGGGTGATCGGGCAGCCGCAGGACATGCCGAGCGGGCGGCCGATCATCACGTCGCCGACCTGCATGTTCAGTTCGCGGGTCAGCATCGGGTTGTGCGGCAGGCAGACCTCACGCGGGCCGGGATCCTCGGGCAGGTGTTCGAGGAAGAAATCGAAATCACGGCCGAGGCTGTCTTTCCACTCCGTCGGTTCCTGTTCCCAGGCGAAAGTCGGCAGCGGCGCGGGCGCGCAGGCGCCACAGACCGTCTGCGCTTCCTTCGCGCGTTTTACCGCGGCGGCCTGTTTCTGCGCGTCGATTTCGGCCTTGTCGCGTTCCTGCTGCTTGAGCAGCATCACGCAGCGTTTGAGCAAATCCGGCTGACCGGGCAATTTGTCCGCCAGCGCCTGACACGTCCGGTAACCGCACAGGCCGCAATCGAGACCCGGCAGTTCGATGCCTTTCATTTCCGTCACCATGGTCGTCTCTCCTCTATTCCCCGCGGTA
Proteins encoded:
- a CDS encoding Fe-S cluster protein gives rise to the protein MVTEMKGIELPGLDCGLCGYRTCQALADKLPGQPDLLKRCVMLLKQQERDKAEIDAQKQAAAVKRAKEAQTVCGACAPAPLPTFAWEQEPTEWKDSLGRDFDFFLEHLPEDPGPREVCLPHNPMLTRELNMQVGDVMIGRPLGMSCGCPITHCGVVIDVDQRTGVIVWCVTGPLRPRLEGFKDIGYYSAEAYEGIVTRTNAELRIGQRYFFQPRMCMLQWRHSGLINFIQNTPEGTRIRLEGLLIG